A genomic segment from Legionella quinlivanii encodes:
- a CDS encoding phosphatase PAP2 family protein, with protein sequence MLHDSLADIFLSFSQLNVLLIIALAGFFLISKPLFFQTACLTAFDIVVNVALKGTFKVPLVAWLGKGYAFPSGHMQLSTVFYLWLAWHTPRRPLKLLIAAILSAVGAGLMHYGYHNFYDILGGLLFGGILTTLYWYSSLKYAVYMPWILAISASLLMIYNKLQYDLIPNHCWFGYYCLLGFILAERVLSRDEHKQYWRLVVWG encoded by the coding sequence ATGCTGCATGACTCATTAGCAGATATATTCCTGTCTTTCAGCCAGCTCAATGTGTTGCTAATCATTGCACTGGCTGGCTTTTTTCTCATCAGCAAACCCTTGTTTTTCCAAACCGCTTGTCTCACTGCCTTTGATATTGTAGTCAATGTGGCTTTGAAAGGAACTTTTAAAGTGCCCTTGGTCGCCTGGCTAGGTAAAGGCTATGCGTTTCCAAGCGGCCATATGCAGTTATCCACTGTCTTTTATCTGTGGCTGGCCTGGCATACCCCTCGTCGGCCGCTTAAACTATTGATTGCTGCCATTCTTTCAGCGGTGGGAGCCGGCTTGATGCATTACGGCTATCACAATTTCTATGATATCCTTGGGGGCTTGTTGTTTGGCGGGATTCTCACAACGCTTTATTGGTACAGCAGCTTGAAATATGCAGTGTACATGCCGTGGATATTAGCCATTTCCGCTTCTTTATTAATGATTTACAATAAGTTGCAGTACGATTTGATCCCAAACCATTGCTGGTTTGGGTATTACTGTTTATTGGGTTTTATTCTGGCAGAAAGGGTATTATCGAGAGATGAACATAAGCAATATTGGCGCCTGGTGGTTTGGGGTTAG
- a CDS encoding PHA/PHB synthase family protein: MTQDTELGDLMKSVAEKSLSMISQLKNQPAALPMVINQYIDLTNDFQSLVVSLLKNPEQVWQMQLAYWQDAMSLAQSQFTSWLEGKPMPIEDKRFSGEEWVNNPFFNLLSQHYLLASEHMNSLLEHMDYGDKQLARRVQFFTRQYLDALSPANFLATNPQLMAETIQSHGKNLLRGLQNLLTDLEAGSSRLIIQMTDMNAFKIGENIATTPGKVIFRNDMMELIQFKPATETVYSIPLLIIPPWINKYYILDLSKDNSFIGWLVSQGITVFVISWINPDASYADKGLFDYLQDGPMTAIEIMKKQCQVKQVNTLGFCIGGTLLASMLAYLKAHQEDPVRSATFLASMIDFSDPGDISVFIDEHQIKRLEEEMKLKGFLDGRFMASTFNSLRANDLIWSFFIKNYLRGQNPVPFDILYWNADATNMPAKMHSQYLRWMYLHNDLIKPGKIKLNHTPLDVSQIDIPTFFVSTKKDHIAPWQTTYIGFQHMKGKKQFLLGGSGHIAGIINPPQSQKYSYYTNSKAPATAEEWLQQATEHAGSWWPEWLKWLQKQSGELIAAPDMAKLAFKAIMDAPGAYVLKNHKTQSETDGTEAPAPASVAKKKSLDLAQ, encoded by the coding sequence ATGACTCAGGATACAGAACTTGGCGATTTAATGAAATCAGTTGCCGAAAAAAGTTTGAGTATGATCAGTCAGTTGAAGAATCAACCGGCTGCTTTACCTATGGTGATTAACCAATATATTGATTTGACCAATGACTTTCAGTCGTTAGTCGTGAGCTTGCTGAAAAATCCTGAACAGGTCTGGCAAATGCAGCTCGCTTACTGGCAAGACGCGATGAGCCTTGCTCAATCCCAGTTTACCTCATGGCTTGAAGGCAAGCCCATGCCTATTGAAGACAAGCGCTTTAGCGGTGAAGAATGGGTAAATAATCCCTTTTTTAATCTCTTAAGCCAGCATTATTTACTGGCCAGCGAGCATATGAACTCTCTATTAGAGCATATGGATTATGGGGATAAACAACTCGCTCGCCGAGTGCAATTTTTTACCCGGCAATATCTGGATGCCTTATCACCAGCCAATTTTCTTGCCACCAATCCGCAATTAATGGCTGAAACTATCCAAAGCCACGGCAAAAATTTATTACGCGGTTTACAAAATCTGTTAACTGATCTGGAGGCAGGCTCTTCCCGTCTGATCATTCAGATGACTGATATGAACGCCTTCAAAATTGGTGAAAATATTGCGACCACACCTGGAAAAGTCATTTTTCGCAATGACATGATGGAGCTCATTCAGTTCAAACCGGCGACTGAAACTGTCTATTCCATTCCCTTATTAATTATTCCACCCTGGATTAACAAATACTATATTCTTGATTTAAGCAAAGATAACTCCTTTATTGGCTGGTTAGTGAGTCAGGGCATCACGGTTTTTGTCATTTCCTGGATTAATCCGGATGCAAGTTACGCGGACAAAGGCTTGTTCGATTATCTGCAGGATGGCCCAATGACGGCTATTGAGATCATGAAAAAGCAATGTCAGGTCAAGCAGGTCAACACACTGGGCTTTTGTATCGGCGGCACCCTGCTGGCCAGTATGTTAGCCTACTTAAAAGCGCATCAGGAAGATCCCGTTCGCAGCGCCACGTTTCTAGCCTCGATGATTGATTTTAGCGATCCTGGCGATATCTCGGTATTCATTGATGAACACCAGATTAAGCGTCTCGAAGAAGAGATGAAGTTGAAAGGCTTTCTGGACGGCCGTTTTATGGCGAGCACATTCAATTCTTTACGTGCCAATGACTTGATTTGGTCTTTTTTCATCAAAAATTATCTGCGCGGCCAAAATCCGGTTCCCTTTGATATTTTATACTGGAACGCCGATGCGACGAATATGCCAGCAAAAATGCACTCGCAATATCTGCGCTGGATGTACCTGCATAACGATCTAATCAAACCGGGTAAAATCAAACTGAATCATACTCCGCTTGATGTCAGTCAGATTGATATTCCAACCTTCTTTGTTTCCACTAAAAAAGACCATATCGCTCCCTGGCAAACCACTTATATCGGCTTCCAGCATATGAAAGGGAAAAAACAATTCCTTCTGGGAGGCTCAGGCCATATCGCTGGGATTATCAATCCTCCGCAAAGTCAGAAGTACAGTTATTACACTAACTCCAAAGCGCCGGCAACAGCGGAAGAATGGCTGCAGCAAGCCACGGAGCATGCCGGTTCCTGGTGGCCCGAGTGGCTAAAATGGCTACAGAAACAATCCGGAGAGCTGATTGCAGCACCTGATATGGCTAAACTGGCTTTCAAAGCAATTATGGATGCGCCTGGCGCCTATGTTCTGAAAAATCATAAAACGCAGTCTGAAACGGATGGCACAGAGGCCCCTGCGCCGGCAAGCGTCGCAAAAAAAAAATCGCTTGATTTAGCCCAGTAA